In the Bradyrhizobium guangzhouense genome, one interval contains:
- a CDS encoding MBL fold metallo-hydrolase, with protein sequence MPVSITLIGGPTALIEIDGFRLLTDPTFDAPGAYQLPHVKLEKTVGPAMKADAIGPIDAVLLSHDQHSDNLDTSGRDYLLKAPRALTTEAGAKRLGGHVEGLAPWATAHLKDDDGNTLTITATPARHGPAGIEPLSGDVIGFVVQSSRKDTRPVYISGDTTWFDGVAEVARRFKCGVVMPFAGAAQTRGPFHLTMDTNDTIETARAFPDAMIVPVHTEGWAHFRQNGEDLRKTFDVLGFGTRLRLLEPGVPTVVEAP encoded by the coding sequence ATGCCTGTTTCCATCACCCTGATCGGCGGCCCCACCGCTTTGATCGAGATCGACGGCTTTCGCCTGCTCACCGATCCCACCTTCGATGCGCCGGGCGCTTATCAATTGCCGCATGTGAAGCTGGAGAAGACCGTCGGTCCTGCGATGAAGGCCGATGCGATCGGCCCCATCGATGCCGTGCTGCTCAGCCACGACCAGCATTCGGACAATCTCGACACCTCCGGCCGCGACTATCTGCTGAAGGCACCGCGCGCGCTGACCACGGAGGCCGGTGCCAAACGTCTCGGCGGCCACGTCGAGGGCCTCGCGCCCTGGGCGACCGCGCATCTGAAGGACGATGACGGCAACACGCTGACCATCACCGCGACGCCGGCGCGTCACGGCCCTGCCGGCATCGAGCCGCTGTCGGGCGACGTCATCGGCTTCGTGGTGCAGTCCAGCCGGAAAGATACGCGTCCCGTCTATATCAGCGGCGACACCACCTGGTTCGACGGCGTTGCCGAAGTGGCGCGCCGCTTCAAATGCGGCGTGGTGATGCCGTTCGCCGGCGCCGCGCAAACGCGCGGCCCGTTCCATCTTACCATGGACACCAACGACACCATCGAAACCGCGCGTGCGTTTCCGGACGCCATGATCGTGCCCGTGCACACCGAAGGCTGGGCCCATTTCCGCCAGAACGGCGAGGACCTGCGCAAGACCTTTGATGTGCTGGGTTTCGGAACGCGGCTGCGATTATTGGAGCCCGGCGTGCCGACGGTGGTTGAGGCGCCGTGA
- the pdeM gene encoding ligase-associated DNA damage response endonuclease PdeM has protein sequence MRVSRVSISDVTFAADLSGALYWDEQRLLVVSDLHLEKGSSFATRGVLLPPYDTLATLSRLAAAISRHNPKTVIALGDSFHDRSAHERLSADDRAAVAALQTGRDWIWISGNHDPMLPRDLGGTVADEVAVGPITFRHEPSGAPGEIAGHLHPKARISTRGRSMERRCFASDGMRAVMPAFGAYAGGLSIRDVAFAKIFPKNGFVAHLLGDRRVHAIAASRCY, from the coding sequence ATGCGCGTTTCCAGGGTCAGCATCAGCGATGTGACCTTCGCCGCCGATCTCTCCGGCGCGCTGTACTGGGACGAGCAGCGCCTGCTTGTCGTCTCCGATCTGCATTTGGAAAAGGGTTCCAGCTTCGCCACGCGTGGTGTGCTGCTGCCGCCTTACGACACGCTGGCAACGCTCAGCCGCCTCGCTGCTGCCATCTCCCGCCATAATCCCAAGACGGTCATCGCACTCGGCGACAGTTTTCACGACCGCTCGGCCCATGAGCGCCTGTCCGCCGATGACCGCGCCGCCGTCGCCGCGCTTCAAACGGGCCGCGACTGGATCTGGATTTCGGGCAATCACGATCCGATGCTGCCGCGCGATCTCGGCGGCACCGTCGCCGACGAAGTCGCTGTTGGACCGATCACCTTCCGCCACGAGCCATCAGGCGCGCCTGGCGAGATTGCCGGTCATCTCCATCCCAAGGCCCGAATCTCCACGCGCGGCCGCTCGATGGAGCGGCGCTGTTTCGCCAGCGACGGAATGCGCGCCGTGATGCCCGCCTTCGGCGCCTATGCCGGCGGCCTCAGCATCCGCGACGTAGCGTTCGCAAAGATCTTTCCGAAGAACGGCTTCGTCGCCCATCTGCTCGGCGACCGCCGCGTCCACGCGATCGCAGCGTCGCGGTGTTATTGA
- a CDS encoding DMT family transporter: MSLAPSISVPQSRFNTLPLAIGVFCLLWSYAFVAGKIGVTHCPPLILLAARFSLAGILILGATLIRGDWSLSWRDALMFAIIGIANNALYLGLGYTGLQSVSAGLGGLIVSANPVFTAALAALLLGEGITLRKASGLLLGIVGVTAIVWHRLAVGTDSLHGILFTLASLASIVSGTILFKLFAPKGSLWIGNGVQNLAAGIVLTPVALTFADIHAIDFTPSLIGAFAFLVLGGSILAYWLWFHLLKVCGATAASAYHFLMPPLGMLFAYLVLGEHVEARDLLGIIPVALGIYLVTRPAKPVA; this comes from the coding sequence ATGTCCCTCGCGCCCTCAATTTCGGTTCCTCAAAGCCGCTTCAACACCCTGCCGCTCGCCATCGGCGTGTTCTGCCTGCTCTGGAGCTATGCCTTCGTCGCCGGCAAGATCGGCGTCACCCATTGCCCGCCGCTGATCCTGCTCGCCGCGCGCTTCTCGCTCGCCGGCATTTTGATCCTTGGCGCCACGCTGATCCGCGGCGACTGGTCGCTGTCGTGGCGTGATGCGTTGATGTTCGCGATTATCGGCATTGCCAACAACGCACTCTATCTCGGGCTCGGCTACACCGGGCTGCAATCGGTCTCCGCCGGCCTCGGCGGATTGATCGTCTCGGCCAATCCGGTGTTCACGGCGGCGCTCGCCGCGCTGCTGCTCGGCGAGGGCATAACTCTGCGCAAGGCGAGCGGCCTCCTGCTCGGCATCGTCGGCGTCACGGCTATCGTCTGGCACCGCCTCGCGGTCGGCACCGACTCGCTGCACGGCATTCTCTTCACGCTGGCCTCGCTCGCCTCCATCGTATCAGGCACCATCCTGTTCAAGCTGTTCGCGCCCAAGGGCAGTTTGTGGATCGGCAATGGCGTGCAGAACCTCGCCGCCGGCATCGTGCTGACGCCGGTCGCGCTGACCTTCGCCGATATCCACGCGATCGACTTTACCCCGAGCCTGATCGGCGCCTTCGCCTTCCTCGTGCTCGGCGGCTCGATCCTCGCCTACTGGCTCTGGTTTCATCTCCTGAAAGTGTGTGGCGCGACCGCGGCCAGTGCCTATCATTTCCTGATGCCGCCGCTCGGCATGCTGTTCGCCTATCTCGTGCTCGGCGAACACGTCGAAGCGCGCGACTTGCTGGGGATCATTCCGGTGGCGCTCGGCATTTACCTGGTGACGCGCCCCGCAAAGCCAGTGGCGTAG
- a CDS encoding tetratricopeptide repeat protein: MNSRVSWSVDGIDPSVRERAEAAARRAGMSLNDWLNSTLGETASPNFRGPYEQPRQDQRQDQRQDPRSQQMQSQESREVADIHQRLDAITQQIERISKPAAPRQDSSRERDVSREQGVARQLNDAISRLDARLSQISRPQQAQPQQPPAARPAPAPSPVETRHRQADAVERAAAQVYRNSPPLSPASFDVAVAEITARQSELDGFAPRQVPPRAAPSIAPSAAPYAPPMTPMAAPPAPAYTPPPPQAGPDFSSLERHLLKITSQIESLQRPDQTEQAINGFRAELAEIRNAITEAMPRRAIESIENEIRSLHRRIDETRSNGTDGQVLSGIEHALSDIKQVLRTLTPAEQLTGYDEAIRNLGAKLDLILRANDDPSTVRQLEGAISALRGIVSNVASNEALARLSEDVQLLSSKVDQVNRASDRGDSFAVLEQRIAALTAALETRERPQPAESTEHLEAAIRALSDRFDRMQVGNDSASTFAHLEQRVSYLLERLEAASDQRGGNFSRVEDGLHDILRHLERQQATYSALAESRNAAPSPDSGMVDLVKRELSDIRFSQAETNRSTQDSLEAVHNTLGHVVDRLAMIEGDLRAVRTAPPAPAPQPMTAPMPAPMPMAAQLEPAPMAREQRPAQPQQPKYDPKPELPNPAAQQHPQSGFVAAPREFHAAAPAAPPPPMAQQVAPPLPPRAISEILEPHTAPVRAAIAPELPPDHPLEPGTRPSGRPATPSERIAASESAISEIPAAPKEPVSSSSFIAAARRAAQAAAAQPPEKPARGVKAAIAARTKDKAQGKAQAAGSEGGSTITSKIRSLLVGASVVVIVLGTFKMAMNLLDGGSPPPAPQAMENTSQPAPQAPPPVESKPPEQVTPSMTSPTPIGKQSLNNAAPAAGSTASVEIPPAPAAAAPPPAANSDVTGALSGTSRARLGVVQIPPSEKLPDGIAGPALRVAAMKGDATAAYEIGVRFAEGKGVAANYDEAAKWYDRASQAGVVPATFRLGTLYEKGMGVKKDADIARRYYTQAAERGNAKAMHNLAVLDADGGGRGANYKSAAQWFRKAADRGVADSQFNLGILYARGIGVEQNLAESYKWFSLAAAQGDADSSSKRDDVAKRLDPQSLAAAKLAIQTFSAEPQPDDAVNVPTPAGGWDSAPQAAAKPAPKPVATKKSASAAR; this comes from the coding sequence ATGAATTCGCGCGTATCGTGGAGTGTTGACGGCATCGATCCATCCGTCCGAGAGCGGGCCGAAGCTGCTGCGCGCCGTGCCGGCATGTCACTCAACGATTGGCTGAACTCCACGCTCGGCGAGACGGCCTCGCCGAACTTTCGCGGGCCCTACGAGCAGCCGCGCCAAGACCAACGTCAGGATCAACGTCAAGATCCGCGTTCGCAGCAGATGCAGAGTCAGGAGAGTCGCGAAGTCGCTGACATCCATCAGCGGCTCGACGCCATCACCCAGCAGATCGAACGGATTTCAAAGCCCGCCGCCCCGCGTCAGGACTCTTCTCGTGAAAGAGACGTCTCGCGCGAGCAGGGCGTCGCCCGCCAGCTCAACGATGCGATCTCGCGGCTCGACGCCCGCCTGTCGCAGATCTCGCGGCCCCAGCAAGCGCAGCCGCAGCAGCCTCCGGCGGCGCGCCCGGCGCCTGCGCCCTCTCCCGTTGAAACGCGCCATCGCCAGGCCGATGCGGTCGAGCGCGCGGCGGCGCAGGTCTATCGCAATTCGCCTCCCTTGAGCCCCGCGTCGTTCGACGTCGCCGTTGCCGAGATCACCGCGCGCCAGAGCGAGCTCGACGGATTCGCACCGCGGCAGGTGCCGCCGCGCGCCGCGCCGTCGATCGCGCCCTCCGCGGCTCCCTACGCGCCCCCCATGACACCCATGGCGGCGCCGCCCGCGCCTGCCTATACTCCGCCGCCACCGCAAGCGGGGCCGGATTTTTCCTCGCTCGAGCGCCATCTGCTCAAGATCACGAGCCAGATCGAGTCGCTGCAGCGGCCGGACCAGACCGAGCAGGCGATCAACGGCTTCCGCGCCGAGCTCGCCGAGATCCGCAACGCCATCACCGAGGCGATGCCGCGCCGCGCGATCGAATCGATCGAGAACGAAATCCGCTCGCTGCACCGTCGCATCGACGAGACCCGCTCCAACGGCACCGACGGCCAGGTGCTGTCGGGCATCGAGCACGCGCTCTCCGACATCAAGCAGGTGCTGCGCACGCTGACGCCGGCCGAGCAGCTCACCGGCTATGACGAGGCGATCCGCAACCTCGGCGCCAAGCTCGATTTGATCCTGCGCGCCAATGACGATCCGTCGACGGTGCGCCAGCTCGAGGGCGCGATCTCGGCGCTGCGCGGCATCGTGTCCAACGTCGCCTCCAACGAAGCACTGGCACGCCTCTCCGAGGACGTGCAGCTGTTGTCGTCCAAGGTCGACCAGGTCAATCGCGCCTCGGACCGCGGCGACAGCTTTGCGGTGCTGGAGCAGCGCATCGCCGCGCTCACCGCGGCGCTGGAAACGCGCGAGCGGCCGCAACCCGCCGAGAGCACCGAACATCTGGAAGCCGCGATCCGCGCGCTGTCCGACCGTTTCGACCGCATGCAGGTCGGCAACGACTCCGCCTCGACCTTCGCGCATCTCGAGCAGCGCGTCTCCTATCTCCTGGAGCGGCTGGAGGCCGCCTCGGATCAGCGCGGCGGCAATTTTAGCCGTGTCGAGGACGGGCTGCACGACATCCTCAGGCATCTGGAGCGCCAGCAGGCGACCTATTCCGCCCTCGCCGAGAGCCGCAATGCGGCGCCGTCGCCCGATTCCGGCATGGTCGACCTCGTCAAGCGCGAGCTGTCCGACATCCGCTTCAGCCAGGCCGAGACCAACCGCAGCACCCAGGATTCGCTGGAGGCCGTGCACAACACGCTCGGCCATGTCGTCGATCGCCTTGCCATGATCGAGGGCGATCTGCGCGCGGTGCGAACGGCACCGCCGGCCCCTGCACCACAGCCGATGACAGCGCCCATGCCGGCGCCGATGCCGATGGCGGCTCAGCTCGAGCCGGCGCCGATGGCACGCGAGCAGCGGCCGGCTCAGCCGCAGCAGCCGAAATACGATCCGAAGCCCGAACTGCCGAATCCCGCCGCCCAGCAGCATCCGCAATCCGGCTTCGTCGCCGCGCCGCGCGAATTTCACGCCGCCGCGCCTGCAGCGCCGCCGCCGCCGATGGCACAGCAGGTCGCACCACCTTTGCCGCCGCGCGCGATCAGCGAGATCCTCGAGCCGCACACGGCCCCGGTGCGCGCCGCGATCGCGCCCGAACTGCCGCCGGATCATCCGCTCGAGCCCGGCACCCGTCCGAGCGGTCGCCCCGCCACGCCGTCCGAGCGCATCGCTGCGTCCGAAAGCGCGATCAGCGAAATCCCGGCCGCACCGAAAGAGCCGGTGTCGTCGTCGAGCTTCATCGCGGCCGCGCGCCGCGCCGCGCAGGCTGCCGCCGCGCAGCCGCCCGAGAAGCCCGCCCGCGGCGTCAAGGCCGCGATCGCAGCGCGTACCAAGGACAAGGCTCAAGGCAAAGCACAGGCCGCAGGTTCGGAAGGCGGCTCGACCATCACGTCGAAGATCCGCTCGCTGCTGGTCGGCGCCAGCGTGGTCGTGATCGTGCTTGGAACGTTCAAGATGGCGATGAACCTGCTCGACGGCGGCAGCCCGCCGCCGGCGCCGCAGGCGATGGAGAATACGAGCCAGCCGGCGCCACAGGCGCCGCCGCCGGTCGAGAGCAAGCCGCCCGAGCAGGTCACCCCGTCGATGACCTCGCCGACGCCGATCGGCAAGCAGTCCCTGAACAATGCCGCGCCGGCGGCCGGCAGCACGGCTTCGGTCGAAATTCCGCCCGCGCCCGCCGCGGCAGCGCCGCCGCCCGCGGCGAACAGCGACGTCACCGGTGCGCTGTCGGGCACGAGCCGCGCGCGGCTCGGTGTCGTCCAGATCCCGCCGAGCGAGAAGCTGCCTGACGGCATCGCCGGTCCCGCCCTGCGCGTCGCCGCGATGAAGGGCGATGCGACCGCGGCCTACGAGATCGGCGTGCGCTTTGCCGAGGGCAAGGGCGTCGCTGCAAATTACGACGAAGCCGCCAAGTGGTACGACCGCGCCTCGCAGGCCGGCGTGGTGCCCGCGACCTTCCGCCTCGGTACGCTCTACGAAAAGGGCATGGGCGTGAAGAAGGACGCCGACATCGCCCGCCGCTACTACACGCAGGCGGCCGAGCGCGGCAACGCCAAGGCGATGCACAATCTTGCGGTGCTCGACGCCGACGGCGGCGGACGCGGCGCCAATTACAAGAGCGCGGCGCAGTGGTTCCGGAAAGCGGCCGACCGCGGTGTCGCCGACAGCCAGTTCAACCTCGGCATCCTCTACGCCCGCGGCATCGGCGTGGAGCAGAACCTCGCCGAATCCTACAAATGGTTCAGCCTGGCTGCCGCCCAGGGTGATGCGGACTCATCGAGCAAGCGCGACGACGTCGCAAAACGCCTCGACCCGCAATCGCTCGCCGCCGCCAAGCTCGCGATCCAGACCTTCAGTGCCGAGCCGCAACCCGACGACGCCGTCAACGTCCCGACACCCGCAGGCGGCTGGGACAGCGCCCCGCAGGCCGCCGCCAAGCCCGCGCCGAAGCCGGTCGCGACGAAGAAGTCGGCGTCAGCGGCGCGTTGA
- a CDS encoding LysR family transcriptional regulator produces the protein MLDLELLRSFVSVVEAGGFTRASERVHRTQSTVSQQIKRLEEDVGQVLLHRDGKDVRPTEAGERLLSYARRLLALAEEARDVLREPDGGAVRLGIPEDFAAYRLAKLLGAFSRSHPNLRLDVRADQSKNLARDLERGELDLALFKREAGGKDAIAVWPEEVHWVTSKSHPVDVNAPSVPLIGFPLGCLYRAGAIHALESAGRAWHMSYMSSSLAGIQAAVAAGMGLSILSEMSIQSDHRVLTAKDGFAPINKTEVALMAAPNASSATLRLADRLAEFCEDVQAKAA, from the coding sequence ATGCTCGATCTGGAGCTTCTGCGCAGCTTCGTCTCGGTGGTCGAAGCCGGCGGCTTCACCCGCGCCAGCGAGCGCGTTCACCGCACGCAATCGACCGTCAGCCAGCAGATCAAGCGGCTGGAGGAAGATGTCGGCCAGGTGCTGCTGCACCGGGACGGCAAGGACGTGCGCCCGACCGAGGCCGGCGAGCGCCTGCTCTCCTATGCGCGGCGATTGCTGGCGCTTGCCGAAGAGGCGCGCGACGTGCTGCGCGAGCCCGACGGCGGCGCGGTCCGGCTCGGCATTCCCGAGGATTTCGCGGCGTATCGTCTGGCAAAGCTGCTGGGCGCGTTCTCGCGCTCGCATCCGAACCTGCGGCTCGATGTGCGCGCCGACCAGAGCAAGAACCTCGCCCGCGATCTCGAGCGTGGCGAGCTCGATCTCGCGCTGTTCAAGCGCGAGGCCGGCGGCAAGGATGCGATCGCGGTGTGGCCGGAGGAGGTGCACTGGGTCACCAGCAAGAGCCATCCTGTCGACGTCAATGCGCCGTCAGTGCCGCTGATCGGCTTTCCGCTCGGCTGCCTCTACCGCGCCGGCGCCATCCACGCGCTGGAGAGCGCCGGCCGCGCCTGGCACATGTCCTACATGTCGTCGAGCCTCGCCGGCATCCAGGCCGCGGTCGCCGCCGGCATGGGGCTGAGCATTCTGTCGGAGATGTCGATCCAGTCAGATCACCGCGTGCTGACCGCGAAGGACGGCTTCGCGCCGATCAACAAGACCGAGGTGGCTCTGATGGCCGCGCCGAATGCGAGCTCGGCGACGTTGCGGCTGGCGGATCGGCTCGCGGAGTTTTGCGAGGACGTGCAGGCGAAGGCGGCGTGA